A section of the Salmo trutta chromosome 4, fSalTru1.1, whole genome shotgun sequence genome encodes:
- the LOC115191732 gene encoding caspase-6 isoform X1, translating into MSCPGTKDTKGNLEKDSKTSERTGPSENLTETDGYFCSSSFSMDPAEEYKMDHKRRGLALIFNQEHFFWHLRMPPRNGTNADRYNLVKRFEDLNFEVQAFDNLKVEEVLDKISQAAEANHADADCFVCVFLSHGENDHVYAYDDKIAIQDITALFKGDKCKSLVGKPKIFILQACRGDKHDDPVTPMDVVDSEVKTNQVVVDAGVVYTLPAGADFIMCYSVAEGYYSHRETVNGSWYIQDLCGAMRKFGDSLEFTELLTLVNRKVSMRSVGNCNDRTAIGKKQVPCFASMLTRKLYFRPKKQ; encoded by the exons ATGTCGTGTCCAGGGACTAAAGACACTAAAG GAAACTTGGAAAAAGACAGCaaaacatcagagaggacag GTCCTAGTGAGAACCTTACAGAAACAGATGGGTATTTCTGCAG caGTTCTTTCTCTATGGACCCTGCGGAGGAGTATAAGATGGACCACAAGCGGCGAGGCCTGGCTCTCATCTTCAACCAGGAGCACTTCTTCTGGCATCTGAGGATGCCCCCCCGCAACGGGACCAATGCTGACCGCTACAACCTGGTCAAAAG ATTTGAGGACTTGAACTTTGAAGTGCAGGCCTTTGATAATCTGAAGGTGGAGGAAGTTCTGGATAAAATCAGTCAGG CGGCTGAGGCCAACCATGCTGATGCAGACTGCTTCGTGTGCGTCTTTCTGAGCCACGGAGAGAACGACCACGTCTATGCTTACGACGACAAGATCGCTATCCAGGACATCACTGCCCTGTTCAAAGGAGACAAGTGTAAGAGCCTGGTGGGCAAGCCCAAGATCTTCATACTACAG GCGTGCCGTGGGGACAAGCATGACGATCCAGTGACCCCCATGGACGTGGTGGACAGCGAAGTGAAAACCAACCAGGTGGTGGTGGACGCTGGGGTGGTCTACACCCTCCCTGCTGGCGCTGACTTCATCATGTGTTACTCTGTGGCTGAAG GCTACTATTCCCACCGCGAGACGGTCAACGGCTCCTGGTACATCCAGGACCTGTGCGGAGCCATGCGGAAGTTCGGGGATTCCCTGGAGTTCACGGAGCTCCTGACCCTGGTCAACAGGAAGGTGTCCATGAGGAGCGTCGGGAATTGTAACGACAGGACCGCCATCGGGAAGAAACAGGTCCCCTGCTTCGCTTCCATGCTCACCAGGAAGCTCTACTTCCGACCCAAGAAGCAGTAA
- the LOC115191732 gene encoding caspase-6 isoform X2: protein MSCPGTKDTKGNLEKDSKTSERTGPSENLTETDGYFCSSFSMDPAEEYKMDHKRRGLALIFNQEHFFWHLRMPPRNGTNADRYNLVKRFEDLNFEVQAFDNLKVEEVLDKISQAAEANHADADCFVCVFLSHGENDHVYAYDDKIAIQDITALFKGDKCKSLVGKPKIFILQACRGDKHDDPVTPMDVVDSEVKTNQVVVDAGVVYTLPAGADFIMCYSVAEGYYSHRETVNGSWYIQDLCGAMRKFGDSLEFTELLTLVNRKVSMRSVGNCNDRTAIGKKQVPCFASMLTRKLYFRPKKQ, encoded by the exons ATGTCGTGTCCAGGGACTAAAGACACTAAAG GAAACTTGGAAAAAGACAGCaaaacatcagagaggacag GTCCTAGTGAGAACCTTACAGAAACAGATGGGTATTTCTGCAG TTCTTTCTCTATGGACCCTGCGGAGGAGTATAAGATGGACCACAAGCGGCGAGGCCTGGCTCTCATCTTCAACCAGGAGCACTTCTTCTGGCATCTGAGGATGCCCCCCCGCAACGGGACCAATGCTGACCGCTACAACCTGGTCAAAAG ATTTGAGGACTTGAACTTTGAAGTGCAGGCCTTTGATAATCTGAAGGTGGAGGAAGTTCTGGATAAAATCAGTCAGG CGGCTGAGGCCAACCATGCTGATGCAGACTGCTTCGTGTGCGTCTTTCTGAGCCACGGAGAGAACGACCACGTCTATGCTTACGACGACAAGATCGCTATCCAGGACATCACTGCCCTGTTCAAAGGAGACAAGTGTAAGAGCCTGGTGGGCAAGCCCAAGATCTTCATACTACAG GCGTGCCGTGGGGACAAGCATGACGATCCAGTGACCCCCATGGACGTGGTGGACAGCGAAGTGAAAACCAACCAGGTGGTGGTGGACGCTGGGGTGGTCTACACCCTCCCTGCTGGCGCTGACTTCATCATGTGTTACTCTGTGGCTGAAG GCTACTATTCCCACCGCGAGACGGTCAACGGCTCCTGGTACATCCAGGACCTGTGCGGAGCCATGCGGAAGTTCGGGGATTCCCTGGAGTTCACGGAGCTCCTGACCCTGGTCAACAGGAAGGTGTCCATGAGGAGCGTCGGGAATTGTAACGACAGGACCGCCATCGGGAAGAAACAGGTCCCCTGCTTCGCTTCCATGCTCACCAGGAAGCTCTACTTCCGACCCAAGAAGCAGTAA